One window from the genome of Tachysurus vachellii isolate PV-2020 chromosome 5, HZAU_Pvac_v1, whole genome shotgun sequence encodes:
- the kcnj12a gene encoding ATP-sensitive inward rectifier potassium channel 12: MSVSRMSRYSIVSSEEDALRLTTIHGCSSVNGYGNGNGKVHTRKKCRNRFVKKNGQCNVHFTNMEQKSQRYLADIFTTCVDIRWRYMLIVFTLVFVVSWLVFGLAFWVIALLHGDLDNPAGDDSFTPCVLHVNGFLAAFLFSIETQTTIGYGFRCVTEECPVAIFLVVFQSIVGSIIECFMIGAIMAKMARPKKRTQTLLFSKNAVIAMRDSKLCLMWRVGNLRRSHIVEAHVRALLIKPRVTAEGEYIPLDQLDINVGFDQGLDRIFLVSPITILHEIDEESPLYGISKRDLETADFEIVVILEGMVEATAMTAQARSSYLASEILWGHRFEPVLFEEKNEYKVDYSHFHKTYEVPSTPRCSAKDMLESKCVSAADNASTFCYENELALLNRDEEDEEDCSKREQQDFEQVSRSLEQRSYRRESEI; the protein is encoded by the coding sequence ATGAGTGTGAGCCGCATGAGCCGATACAGCATTGTGTCGTCAGAGGAGGACGCTCTGCGCCTGACCACCATCCACGGCTGCAGTAGTGTGAACGGCTATGGCAACGGGAACGGAAAGGTCCACACACGCAAGAAATGCCGTAACCGCTTTGTGAAGAAGAACGGACAGTGCAACGTCCACTTCACCAACATGGAACAGAAATCTCAGCGCTACCTGGCTGACATCTTCACCACCTGTGTGGACATCCGCTGGCGCTACATGCTGATCGTGTTCACGCTTGTGTTTGTAGTGTCCTGGCTAGTGTTTGGTTTGGCGTTCTGGGTAATCGCACTGCTCCATGGTGACCTGGACAACCCTGCAGGGGACGACAGTTTCACACCTTGTGTCCTGCACGTAAACGGCTTCTTGGCAGCATTTCTGTTCTCTATCGAGACACAGACGACCATCGGTTACGGTTTCCGCTGTGTGACAGAGGAGTGTCCGGTCGCCATCTTCCTTGTAGTCTTCCAGTCCATTGTGGGCAGTATTATTGAGTGCTTCATGATTGGCGCCATCATGGCAAAAATGGCGCGGCCCAAAAAACGTACTCAGACACTTCTGTTCTCCAAAAACGCTGTCATAGCCATGAGGGATAGTAAACTCTGCCTCATGTGGCGTGTTGGGAACCTTCGTAGGAGCCACATCGTTGAAGCTCACGTCCGAGCGTTGCTAATCAAACcgcgtgtgactgctgagggaGAGTACATCCCGTTAGACCAGCTGGATATTAATGTTGGCTTCGATCAAGGACTCGATCGGATCTTTTTAGTCTCACCAATCACCATTTTGCACGAGATTGATGAGGAGAGTCCACTGTACGGAATCAGCAAGAGGGATCTGGAGACAGCAGACTTTGAGATTGTGGTGATCCTCGAGGGGATGGTGGAGGCCACGGCCATGACAGCACAGGCTCGTAGCTCATACTTGGCAAGCGAGATCCTGTGGGGACACCGGTTTGAGCCAGTGCTTTTTGAGGAGAAGAACGAGTACAAAGTGGACTACTCACACTTCCACAAGACCTATGAGGTTCCATCTACGCCACGCTGCAGCGCTAAAGACATGCTTGAGAGCAAGTGTGTATCTGCTGCTGACAATGCCTCCACATTCTGCTATGAGAATGAGCTGGCGCTGCTCAACCgtgatgaggaagatgaggaggattGCAGCAAGAGAGAGCAGCAAGACTTTGAACAGGTGTCTCGGAGCCTCGAGCAAAGGTCTTACCGCCGCGAGTCTGAGATTTAA